One window from the genome of Natrialba magadii ATCC 43099 encodes:
- a CDS encoding class I adenylate-forming enzyme family protein: MDLDDLSAAAREGNAARLHDETARHHGDAVAIEYHGIAHTHEELRAQSARFAGGLVDLGIEPGDAMLLYLPNCPAYLIGSLGALKAGIAVSPVNPQYRRRELAYQLEDTDATAVLTHAALLPHLREGLEDVETDPTIISVASTDDDIHAFESVRDEETFVERADDDVALLPYTSGTTGKPKGVETTHRNFRAQMFATLSQESVLEPEETRSLVWLPLYHITGFTHTAWQPLIQGGRIFLRSAANWDGETAMELIEEEAITHFVGVTAMYVDIVNSDEFGDYDLTTLEMAGEGGAKMSVAVQKEFESVAGVDMQEGYGLTETHGATHTQSNSTFGLRHGTIGQPLRMTDCKVVDSSGEEVPPGEEGELFVRGPQVMKGYHNRPEATEAAFTDDGYFRTGDIARRDAENYYEIVDRKKHVIVTAGYNVYPSELEELLSEHEAVAEGAVVGIPDERRNEVPKAFVVPTPDVESGVDVTEEEITQFFLDNVAAYKHPREVEFIDELPRTTSGKIQKYKLEERSEEPEKLE; this comes from the coding sequence ATGGACCTGGACGACCTCAGTGCTGCGGCCAGAGAGGGTAATGCCGCTCGACTCCACGACGAGACGGCGCGCCACCACGGCGACGCAGTTGCGATTGAGTACCACGGAATAGCACACACACACGAGGAACTTCGCGCACAGAGCGCCCGGTTCGCCGGCGGCCTCGTCGACCTGGGGATTGAACCCGGCGACGCCATGCTGCTCTACTTGCCGAACTGCCCGGCCTACCTGATCGGCTCGCTCGGCGCGCTCAAAGCTGGCATCGCCGTCTCCCCAGTCAATCCGCAGTACCGCCGGCGCGAACTCGCCTACCAACTCGAGGACACCGACGCGACGGCGGTCCTGACCCACGCCGCGCTCCTCCCACATCTTCGGGAGGGACTCGAGGATGTCGAGACCGATCCGACCATCATCAGCGTTGCCAGCACCGACGACGATATCCACGCGTTCGAATCGGTTCGCGACGAGGAGACGTTCGTCGAGCGGGCGGACGACGACGTCGCGCTGTTGCCGTACACGTCGGGAACGACGGGGAAGCCAAAAGGTGTCGAGACAACCCACCGGAACTTTCGGGCGCAGATGTTCGCGACGCTTTCCCAGGAGAGCGTGCTCGAACCCGAGGAAACCCGCAGTCTCGTCTGGCTACCGCTGTATCACATCACCGGCTTTACGCACACCGCCTGGCAGCCGCTGATTCAGGGCGGGCGCATCTTCCTCCGGAGCGCCGCAAACTGGGACGGCGAGACGGCGATGGAACTGATCGAGGAGGAGGCGATCACCCACTTCGTCGGCGTCACCGCGATGTACGTCGACATCGTCAACAGCGACGAGTTCGGCGACTACGATCTGACCACACTCGAGATGGCCGGCGAGGGCGGCGCGAAGATGTCCGTCGCCGTCCAGAAGGAGTTCGAATCGGTCGCGGGCGTCGACATGCAGGAGGGCTACGGGCTCACTGAAACTCACGGTGCGACCCACACCCAGTCGAACTCGACGTTCGGCCTTCGCCACGGGACGATTGGTCAGCCGCTCCGGATGACTGACTGCAAAGTCGTCGACAGCAGCGGCGAGGAAGTCCCGCCGGGCGAGGAGGGCGAACTGTTCGTGCGCGGCCCACAGGTCATGAAGGGCTACCACAACCGTCCGGAGGCGACCGAGGCTGCCTTCACCGACGACGGCTACTTCCGGACCGGTGATATCGCCCGACGCGACGCAGAGAACTACTACGAGATCGTCGACCGGAAGAAACACGTCATCGTCACCGCGGGCTACAACGTCTATCCGAGCGAACTCGAGGAACTCCTCTCCGAACACGAGGCCGTGGCGGAGGGTGCCGTCGTCGGCATCCCGGACGAGCGCCGCAACGAGGTCCCGAAGGCGTTCGTCGTTCCGACACCCGACGTAGAATCTGGCGTCGACGTCACCGAGGAGGAAATCACGCAGTTCTTCCTCGACAACGTCGCGGCATACAAACACCCGCGCGAGGTCGAGTTTATCGACGAACTGCCGCGGACGACCTCGGGGAAGATTCAGAAGTACAAGCTAGAGGAGCGGTCTGAGGAGCCCGAGAAACTGGAATAG